The following proteins are encoded in a genomic region of Solea senegalensis isolate Sse05_10M linkage group LG5, IFAPA_SoseM_1, whole genome shotgun sequence:
- the dgcr8 gene encoding microprocessor complex subunit DGCR8: protein MEIDDVLPPLPLEPPDDFGQDEGRAPPPPPLQTSSDAEVMDVSSGGDGYTYTPGDGEAKPQQPLSKGSLTFCSHLSDEASPNTRCPRTARHAPPVTKFLPDLKLLRDVKISVSFTESSNSKDRKVLYTGEGQEGGSDDGLDGLNGELHDSISDQEVAEGSSGARDVGQRSEEPEADLENKVEFAVLDELDDYYENFLDDDNGEHGGFKSEVIVQQEQADDDAVTYSYEEEFDNDVDALLEEGMPVPKKMRLSEDKYGGESDHQSDGEGGVQPMMTKIKTVLKSRGRPPTEPLPDGWIMTFHNSGIPVYLHRETRVVTWSRPYFLGTGSIRKHDPPTSSIPCLHYKKMKEHEEKELNGEAKPTAEDSPVQPTVEANGEDGAAKCAAAAEEEHEDVTPSILTDGGPDGEGSADNSPPVKEPRPCEFAQGALGQVKAKVEVCKDESVDLEEFRLYLEKCFDFEQVTVKKFRTWAERRQFNRDMKRKQAESERPILPANQKLITLSVQDAPTKKEFVINPNGKSEVCILHEYMQRVLKVRPVYNFFECENPSEPFGASVIIDGVTYGTGTASSKKLAKNKAARATLEILIPDFVKQTSEEKPMEGDELEYFNHISIEDSRVYELTNKAGLLSPYQILHECLKRNHGMGDTSIKFEVIPGKNQKSEYVMTCGKHTVRGWCKNKRVGKQLASQKILQMLHPHVKNWGSLLRMYGRESNKMVKKENSDKSVIELQQYAKKNKPNLHILNKLQEEMRKLAKHREETRKKPKMTIMESAQPGSEPLCTVDV, encoded by the exons ATGGAGATAGATGATGTTCTACCCCCTCTCCCCTTGGAGCCACCTGACGATTTTGGCCAAGATGAGGGCAGagcacctccaccacctccccTGCAAACGTCCAGTGACGCAGAGGTAATGGACGTTAGCTCTGGTGGTGATGGATACACATACACCCCAGGGGACGGGGAAGCCAAGCCACAGCAGCCCCTCAGCAAGGGCTCACTCACTTTCTGTAGCCACCTCTCAGACGAGGCCAGTCCCAATACGCGTTGCCCACGAACAGCCCGACACGCTCCCCCGGTTACCAAGTTTCTGCCAGACCTAAAGCTGCTCAGAGATGTTAAGATCAGCGTGAGTTTCACTGAAAGCAGCAATAGTAAAGACCGGAAGGTTCTGTACACAGGTGAAGGTCAGGAGGGAGGAAGTGATGATGGCTTAGATGGCCTGAATGGTGAGTTGCATGACTCAATAAGTGATCAGGAGGTAGCTGAGGGTAGCTCTGGTGCAAGAGATGTAGGCCAAAGGTCAGAGGAACCTGAAGCAGACCTAGAAAACAAGGTAGAGTTTGCCGTCCTAGACGAGTTGGATGACTACTACGAGAACTTCCTGGATGATGACAACGGGGAGCATGGAGGCTTTAAGTCAGAGGTTATAGTTCAGCAGGAGCAAGCAGATGACGACGCTGTGACTTACTCCTATGAG GAGGAATTTGACAATGATGTCGACGCTCTGCTGGAGGAGGGTATGCCGGTCCCAAAAAAGATGCGCCTGTCTGAGGACAAATATGGTGGGGAGAGTGATCATCAGTCAGATGGTGAAGGAGGTGTTCAGCCTATGATGACCAAAATTAAGACTGTCCTGAAGA GTCGGGGCCGTCCACCCACTGAGCCTCTCCCCGATGGATGGATCATGACATTCCATAACTCAGGCATTCCAGTCTACCTGCACAGAGAAACCAGAGTGGTCACCTGGTCCAGACCCTACTTTCTCGGGACTGGAAGTATTAGG AAACACGACCCTCCCACAAGCAGCATCCCTTGCTTACATTACAAGAAAATGAAGGAACATGAGGAAAAGGAGCTGAACGGGGAGGCGAAACCTACTGCAgaggactctccagtccagccCACTGTGGAGGCTAATGGTGAAGATGGAGCAGCAaagtgtgctgctgcagcagaggaggagcatGAAGATGTCACTCCCTCCATTCTGACTGATGGCGGTCCAGATGGAGAGGGTAGCGCGGACAACAGCCCGCCAGTTAAAGAGCCCCGTCCTTGTGAATTTGCCCAAGGAGCCTTGGGACAAGTCAAGGCCAAGGTGGAGGTGTGCAAGGATGAGTCAGTTG ACCTGGAAGAGTTTCGCCTGTACCTGGAAAAGTGCTTTGACTTTGAACAAGTGACCGTCAAGAAGTTCCGTACCTGGGCTGAGCGAAGGCAGTTCAACAGAGACATGAAGAGGAAGCAGGCGGAGTCGGAGAGACCGATTCTGCCAGCCAACCAGAAACTCATCACACTGTCCGTACAAGATGCACCCACTAAGAAAG AATTTGTCATCAACCCCAATGGAAAATCTGAAGTTTGTATCTTGCACGAATATATGCAACGTGTCCTTAAGGTTCGACCTGTTTACAACTTTTTTGAATGtg AGAACCCAAGTGAACCCTTTGGAGCGTCGGTCATCATAGATGGGGTGACTTACGGCACAGGGACTGCAAGCAGTAAAAAACTTGCCAAGAATAAAGCTG CTCGAGCCACACTGGAAATCCTTATCCCTGACTTTGTGAAGCAGACCTCAGAGGAGAAGCCAATGGAGGGCGATGAACTGGAG tatttTAATCATATCAGTATAGAAGACTCGAGAGTTTATGAGCTGACCAACAAAGCAGGACTACTTTCGCCATATCAGATTCTTCATGAGTGCCTTAAAAG AAACCATGGAATGGGAGACACGAGCATTAAATTTGAGGTGATCCCAGGGAAAAACCAGAAGAGTGAATATGTGATGACTTGTGGGAAACACACTGTGCGTGGCTGGT GCAAGAACAAGAGGGTTGGCAAGCAACTAGCGTCTCAGAAGATCTTGCAGATGCTCCATCCCCACGTGAAGAACTGGGGCTCACTGCTGCGCATGTACGGCCGAGAGAGCAATAAGATGGTCAAGAAG GAGAACTCCGACAAGAGCGTGATTGAGCTGCAGCAGTACGCCAAAAAGAACAAGCCAAACCTGCACATCTTGAACAAACTGCAAGAAGAAATGAGGAAACTGGCCAAACACAGG GAGGAAACCAGGAAGAAGCCTAAGATGACCATCATGGAGTCTGCGCAGCCAGGGAGCGAACCTCTCTGCACTGTGGACGTCTGA